The following proteins are encoded in a genomic region of Cryptomeria japonica chromosome 11, Sugi_1.0, whole genome shotgun sequence:
- the LOC131045980 gene encoding aspartic proteinase nepenthesin-1-like, translating to MAALGVLRSVVLILLYFVSYNSCDGGRLPKRANNYRAELIRRESRLSPFAKAHNLTTPQRVRRSVDMSQRRLERLQALATGRAANFYSPVSVTDNEFIMQMGIGRPSPLLQHMIVDTGSDLIWLQCGPCISCYTQKDALYNPHRSSTYMNVSCNSKFCNGLNSNSCRYPDSCGYSYGYGDGSLTSGNMASETFSLKRSDSASSGWEAIPHIAFGCGNQQEGDFGGVAGLVGLGRGVLSLVSQLGETIKHKFSYCLGSVEDESSVSPLFLGDAPIADLPGKFQSTPFIGVNDSNYVSTFYYLDLHGISVGGTAIKYPASTFLVDSYGNGGLIIDSGTTLTFLADPAYEPFLAAVKSSIKAKPVNASSIGGTDLCYKSTVTVSKLPQIAFHFAGNATFNVPPRNSFPLVEDDLGRKLLCLAYSSAGPEGSLSTFGNIQQQNYNIIYDLGKNKLSFAPAICNSL from the coding sequence ATGGCTGCACTGGGGGTTTTGAGGTCAGTAGTCCTAATCCTATTATACTTCGTTTCGTATAACTCTTGCGATGGAGGGAGACTTCCGAAGCGGGCGAATAATTACAGAGCGGAATTGATCCGCAGAGAGTCCCGGTTGTCTCCATTTGCAAAAGCCCACAACCTGACCACACCTCAACGGGTGCGGCGATCTGTGGATATGAGCCAAAGGCGGCTGGAGAGGCTGCAGGCCTTGGCAACAGGACGCGCCGCAAATTTCTACAGCCCGGTGAGTGTAACCGACAACGAATTCATAATGCAAATGGGCATAGGGCGTCCCTCTCCACTTCTACAGCATATGATTGTCGACACAGGCAGCGACCTCATTTGGCTGCAATGCGGACCCTGCATTAGCTGTTATACACAAAAGGATGCCTTGTACAATCCCCATAGATCTTCCACATACATGAATGTTTCATGCAATAGCAAGTTTTGTAATGGGCTGAATTCAAATTCGTGCCGTTATCCTGACTCGTGCGGGTACTCGTATGGATACGGAGACGGTTCACTCACGTCCGGAAACATGGCCTCAGAAACTTTCAGTCTGAAAAGAAGTGATTCGGCTTCGTCCGGGTGGGAAGCTATTCCGCACATTGCCTTTGGCTGCGGTAACCAGCAGGAGGGTGATTTTGGTGGTGTCGCCGGTTTAGTTGGTCTTGGAAGAGGCGTCCTTTCTCTGGTGTCTCAGCTGGGCGAGACCATCAAACACAAGTTTTCATACTGCTTGGGATCTGTTGAAGACGAGTCCAGCGTTAGCCCTCTCTTTTTGGGAGACGCTCCGATTGCTGATCTTCCTGGAAAGTTTCAATCTACTCCTTTCATTGGAGTTAATGACTCCAATTACGTTTCAACTTTCTACTATCTTGACTTGCATGGAATCAGTGTTGGCGGCACGGCGATTAAATATCCGGCTTCTACATTTTTAGTTGATTCTTATGGAAACGGCGGGCTGATAATCGATTCCGGAACCACGCTGACTTTTCTGGCCGACCCTGCGTACGAGCCCTTCCTGGCCGCTGTCAAGTCTAGTATCAAGGCTAAGCCTGTGAATGCTTCTTCTATCGGCGGAACCGATCTTTGCTACAAAAGCACGGTGACCGTGTCGAAGCTTCCGCAAATTGCTTTTCATTTTGCAGGAAATGCAACATTTAATGTGCCTCCACGGAACTCGTTTCCCTTGGTAGAGGATGATCTAGGACGGAAGTTGCTGTGCTTGGCATATTCTAGTGCAGGGCCTGAAGGTTCCTTGTCTACATTTGGAAATATTCAGCAGCAAAATTACAATATCATTTATGATCTGGGCAAGAACAAACTCTCGTTTGCTCCTGCCATCTGTAACAGTCTATGA